Proteins from one Gimesia maris genomic window:
- a CDS encoding serine/threonine-protein kinase produces the protein MTEQESLPEFFARPVPDAEGPETIISPLEPIPAPDSNRDKGSAPGNFARSSIWNRLFPPTTEDPEAPDDTASPSGMKLEHFVIRERIGRGGMGAVFRAIDTRLDRVVALKVLSPGQSRDAGSVKRFQNEAKSAARLDHENISRVFYIGEDQGLNFIAFEYVKGTNVREIIQSRGILPAAEAVNYALQIASALKHINKAGVVHRDIKPSNIIITPGGRAKLVDLGLARKESDNASADLTTAGTTLGTFDYISPEQAKDPRNVDVRSDIYSLGCTLYHMLTGEPPYGEGTVLQKLLDHSGKNVPDPATINKQLPRELSLIVQKMMASDPEDRYQAPEELMYQLMQVAGQLDLRGVNPEGLVWTSPTNSRLGFLERHIGWIATAAVLLIIVVLLDRYPAFNPASVNVTQDSSQKSDASIKPASKKTEQQTPEMDLAIAKADTPITPAISGKEMVGSLTAPAPDNPESVTKAVTPEKTTTASESIEENHLAKMNLEEDNKPLSEIFDNVPLLSTKRTISELLDAGTSSGPGSAAGNKVLRDDTPDTKLALSESSQNKSMVPLAPAIEVPAETEPDPFPKKSENEFRKIEIPAITIINPDGTAGQDFKTLDAACAAADDGSIIELGFTGIRKEAPIHINNKRVRIRAAKDRKPILLFESVEEPAEGFQTHMIQIANGSLELFELGIMVDVKDLNTDSWAIFSLKNAHDIRLHQVTVTCANTTSQQVSIFEMNEPINQGLNDDSMMGKRQVKESTFVEIVNSVLRCDGHAFSIRETAPTRLEITNSALMIAQSLIELTGCSNKPVEGDHLELVLNHSTFVLGKGLSVMDSGAIPRELIPLHVSARNNVFFSRSNAPFVMMKGNTNENDFRQKLLTWRGSNNYFDRFGTFWTIQSQQGTTGALSMDALDWKDIWGLSADVNSYQMEIPWVADRQKLINALCSELQPAQLQFTQPTDGSPTITAIDRTNAGADLVTLPELPRVIKAPRTE, from the coding sequence ATGACGGAACAGGAATCTCTGCCCGAATTTTTCGCGCGGCCTGTTCCTGATGCGGAAGGTCCGGAGACGATCATCAGTCCGCTGGAGCCCATCCCCGCGCCTGACTCGAATCGTGATAAAGGCAGCGCCCCGGGAAATTTTGCCCGCTCTTCCATCTGGAACCGACTGTTCCCTCCCACAACAGAGGATCCGGAAGCTCCAGACGATACAGCCAGTCCATCCGGTATGAAGCTGGAACACTTTGTCATCCGGGAACGCATCGGACGGGGAGGCATGGGTGCCGTCTTTCGCGCCATCGATACCCGCCTGGACCGTGTCGTGGCGTTGAAAGTATTAAGCCCCGGTCAATCGCGCGATGCGGGATCGGTCAAGCGATTCCAGAACGAAGCCAAATCTGCCGCCCGACTCGATCACGAAAATATTTCGCGTGTGTTTTACATCGGCGAAGACCAGGGTCTGAACTTCATCGCCTTTGAATATGTTAAAGGGACCAACGTTCGCGAGATCATTCAGTCGCGTGGCATCCTCCCGGCAGCAGAAGCCGTCAATTATGCTTTGCAGATTGCCTCCGCGCTGAAGCACATCAACAAGGCGGGCGTGGTGCACCGCGATATTAAACCGTCCAATATCATTATTACCCCTGGTGGTCGCGCCAAACTGGTCGACCTGGGTCTGGCACGTAAGGAAAGCGATAATGCATCCGCCGACCTGACAACAGCCGGAACCACACTGGGTACGTTCGATTACATTTCGCCCGAGCAGGCCAAAGATCCGCGGAATGTAGATGTCCGCAGTGATATCTATTCGCTGGGCTGTACCCTGTATCATATGCTGACAGGAGAGCCTCCCTACGGGGAAGGTACCGTGCTGCAGAAACTGCTGGATCACTCCGGAAAAAATGTTCCCGATCCAGCAACCATTAATAAACAACTACCCCGCGAACTTTCGCTGATCGTTCAGAAAATGATGGCCAGTGATCCGGAAGATCGCTACCAGGCTCCCGAAGAGTTGATGTACCAGTTAATGCAGGTCGCCGGACAACTGGATCTGCGCGGCGTGAATCCAGAAGGTCTGGTCTGGACCTCTCCGACAAATTCGCGGCTCGGTTTTCTGGAAAGACATATTGGCTGGATTGCCACCGCGGCTGTCCTGCTCATCATTGTTGTCCTGCTCGACCGCTATCCGGCATTTAACCCTGCCTCAGTCAATGTGACTCAAGACAGCAGTCAGAAAAGTGATGCTTCGATCAAGCCAGCATCGAAAAAAACCGAACAACAGACACCAGAGATGGATCTTGCTATCGCGAAAGCGGATACTCCCATTACACCAGCCATCTCCGGTAAAGAAATGGTCGGTTCTCTGACTGCCCCCGCACCAGACAATCCTGAATCAGTCACGAAGGCTGTGACACCAGAGAAAACAACGACTGCCAGTGAAAGCATCGAAGAAAACCATTTAGCAAAGATGAACCTGGAAGAGGATAACAAGCCTCTGAGCGAAATTTTTGACAACGTGCCACTCCTGTCAACGAAAAGAACCATCAGCGAACTCCTGGACGCCGGAACCAGCTCCGGACCTGGTTCTGCAGCGGGGAACAAGGTACTGCGGGATGACACGCCCGATACAAAGCTCGCCTTGTCTGAAAGCAGCCAGAATAAATCCATGGTTCCGCTGGCTCCGGCCATCGAAGTGCCGGCAGAAACAGAACCCGATCCGTTCCCGAAGAAAAGCGAAAATGAATTTCGCAAGATCGAGATTCCTGCCATTACCATTATCAATCCTGATGGCACCGCCGGCCAGGATTTTAAAACGCTGGATGCCGCCTGTGCCGCCGCCGATGATGGCAGTATCATCGAACTCGGTTTCACCGGTATTCGAAAAGAAGCCCCCATCCATATCAATAACAAACGCGTGCGGATTCGCGCCGCCAAAGATCGGAAACCGATCCTCCTGTTCGAATCGGTCGAAGAACCAGCCGAAGGGTTCCAGACCCACATGATTCAGATTGCCAATGGTTCCCTGGAACTGTTTGAGCTGGGAATTATGGTGGACGTCAAAGATCTCAACACGGATTCCTGGGCGATCTTCTCACTGAAAAATGCGCATGACATTCGCCTGCACCAGGTTACTGTCACCTGTGCCAACACCACCAGCCAGCAGGTTTCGATCTTCGAAATGAACGAACCCATCAACCAGGGTCTCAATGACGATTCCATGATGGGCAAACGCCAGGTGAAAGAATCGACGTTTGTAGAAATCGTCAACTCTGTGCTTCGCTGTGACGGCCACGCGTTTTCCATTCGGGAAACCGCCCCCACACGCCTGGAAATCACCAACTCTGCTTTAATGATTGCCCAGTCCCTGATTGAACTGACGGGCTGCAGCAACAAACCGGTCGAAGGCGATCACCTGGAACTGGTCCTGAATCATTCTACATTTGTGCTGGGTAAGGGGCTGTCTGTGATGGACAGCGGTGCGATTCCGCGTGAACTGATTCCGCTCCACGTCTCCGCCCGCAACAATGTATTCTTCTCACGCAGCAATGCCCCGTTTGTGATGATGAAGGGCAATACCAACGAAAATGATTTCCGCCAGAAACTGCTGACCTGGCGCGGATCCAACAATTATTTTGACCGCTTCGGAACCTTCTGGACAATTCAGTCTCAGCAGGGAACCACGGGAGCGCTCTCGATGGATGCCCTCGACTGGAAAGATATCTGGGGGCTCTCTGCCGATGTCAACAGCTACCAGATGGAAATCCCCTGGGTCGCAGACCGCCAGAAACTGATCAATGCGCTATGCTCGGAACTGCAGCCTGCACAGTTACAGTTCACCCAGCCGACAGATGGCAGCCCGACAATCACCGCCATTGATCGCACCAATGCCGGTGCCGATCTGGTAACGCTGCCCGAGCTGCCTCGAGTGATTAAAGCCCCCCGAACCGAATAA
- a CDS encoding flagellar motor switch protein FliN — translation MSGFSQENVETIFTQTGESLSALADSFNQCFDYQYRLEMGESGVWSPEELEEAFQGPGLVTLVRIGGEAMVGLIPASLPLPDWYSEPGDSQTSRLQTLALEWSMNLIPMDLGDVDEFKTYFVDSLLSEVTACAPSEWAALMRIHLFSSEEESDGQSPSAVIPVIWPLTKPPVTESVEPEADPAPQPSPSSTPQATPQMVQATPANSNRNPLNRISKLPVQAIVKLASKKIEMNQLLSICPGSLITFDKPCEDPLELYINNQVYCLGEAVKIGEHFGLKIDRVGFKEEYESKIIEF, via the coding sequence ATGTCGGGCTTCAGCCAGGAAAATGTAGAGACCATCTTCACCCAGACGGGTGAGAGTCTGTCTGCACTTGCTGATTCTTTCAACCAGTGTTTCGATTATCAATATCGGCTGGAAATGGGAGAGTCTGGTGTCTGGTCGCCTGAAGAACTGGAGGAAGCTTTCCAGGGTCCCGGTCTGGTTACCCTGGTTCGAATTGGTGGCGAGGCAATGGTCGGGCTGATCCCCGCGAGTCTGCCTTTACCAGACTGGTATTCCGAACCAGGTGACTCGCAGACATCACGTCTGCAGACACTGGCACTGGAATGGTCAATGAACCTGATCCCGATGGATCTGGGTGATGTTGACGAATTTAAAACGTATTTTGTAGACAGTTTATTAAGCGAAGTAACCGCATGTGCTCCCAGTGAATGGGCAGCATTGATGCGTATCCATTTATTTTCCTCAGAAGAAGAGAGCGACGGCCAGAGCCCGAGTGCTGTGATCCCTGTAATTTGGCCACTGACGAAACCGCCAGTTACAGAATCCGTTGAACCGGAAGCCGATCCAGCACCGCAGCCGTCCCCTTCCTCTACTCCTCAAGCGACGCCACAGATGGTACAGGCAACTCCTGCCAACTCGAACCGGAATCCCCTTAATCGGATCAGTAAATTGCCGGTGCAGGCAATCGTGAAACTGGCATCCAAAAAGATTGAGATGAACCAGTTACTTTCCATCTGCCCCGGTTCCCTGATCACCTTTGACAAGCCCTGTGAAGATCCCCTGGAATTGTATATCAACAATCAGGTTTACTGCCTGGGAGAGGCTGTCAAAATTGGTGAACATTTTGGTTTGAAGATAGATCGCGTCGGTTTCAAAGAAGAATACGAATCCAAGATCATCGAGTTTTAA
- a CDS encoding TIGR00266 family protein, producing the protein MRCHEVDYEIFGSDLQIVEIILDPGESVVAEAGSMNYMEEGIRFEARMGDGSQLNEGFFGKIFKAGKRMLSGESLFMTHFTNEGSREQRVAFAAPYPGKIIAIDMDKVGGAITCQKDSFLCAALGTEVTMAFNKRLGSGFFGGEGFILQQLRGDGMAFVHAGGTVIKKKLNGETLRVDTGCIVAFTGDIDYSIEKAGNLKSMVLGGEGLFLATLRGHGTVLLQSLPFSRLADRVLAHAPAAGGSSVGEGSVLGGLGDMFGDR; encoded by the coding sequence ATGCGTTGTCATGAAGTGGACTATGAAATATTCGGTTCGGATCTGCAGATCGTGGAGATCATTCTGGATCCGGGAGAATCGGTGGTTGCCGAAGCCGGCTCAATGAATTACATGGAGGAGGGGATCCGATTTGAAGCACGAATGGGTGATGGATCTCAACTCAATGAAGGCTTTTTCGGGAAAATATTCAAAGCGGGGAAACGCATGCTGTCAGGTGAGTCACTGTTTATGACACACTTTACAAACGAGGGATCGCGCGAGCAGCGCGTGGCATTTGCTGCCCCTTACCCGGGAAAAATCATCGCCATTGACATGGATAAAGTAGGGGGTGCGATTACCTGCCAGAAAGATTCGTTTCTGTGTGCCGCTTTAGGCACGGAAGTCACGATGGCCTTTAATAAACGTCTGGGTTCCGGGTTCTTTGGCGGGGAAGGTTTTATTCTGCAGCAACTGCGGGGCGATGGAATGGCGTTTGTGCATGCGGGCGGGACCGTCATCAAAAAGAAACTCAACGGTGAAACGCTCCGCGTGGATACAGGCTGTATTGTCGCGTTTACTGGCGACATCGACTACAGCATTGAAAAAGCCGGTAATTTAAAGTCGATGGTTCTGGGAGGAGAAGGTCTGTTTCTCGCGACGCTTCGTGGACATGGGACCGTACTTCTGCAGAGCCTGCCATTCTCCCGGCTGGCCGATCGCGTACTGGCACACGCGCCTGCGGCCGGAGGATCTTCGGTGGGGGAAGGCTCTGTACTGGGCGGCCTGGGTGACATGTTTGGCGACCGTT